One part of the Hyalangium ruber genome encodes these proteins:
- a CDS encoding acyl-CoA dehydrogenase family protein: MTARSRWSSDELEQVRGLAATYFTKEVLPNVPKHVAQGYPDKALYRRAGELGLLCMSIPEAYGGGGGTFAHETVLLEEQIRAGDPSMGFAVHCTIVAHYLLAYASEAQKKKWLPKLASGEWVGAIAMTEPGTGSDLQAISTRAVRDGDFYRVSGSKTFISNGHVCDFLIIAARTGDAKGHAGISLLCAEVSDTTPGFQRGRILDKLGGKGQDTTELFFDDLKIPAVNLLGGEEGNGFVQLMQQLPQERLSTAILAMASLDRAVEVTIEYTKQRHVFGKPLFALQNTRFELAECATLRRVCRTFIDDCIASHLEGKLDVTTAAMAKYWVTDQSCIVADRCLQLFGGYGYMKEYPIAHLFADTRVLRILAGANEIMKELVARSL, encoded by the coding sequence ATGACGGCACGTTCCCGATGGAGCTCGGATGAGCTCGAGCAGGTGCGCGGGCTTGCGGCCACCTACTTCACGAAAGAGGTCCTCCCCAACGTGCCCAAGCACGTGGCCCAGGGCTATCCGGACAAGGCGCTCTACCGGCGAGCGGGCGAGCTGGGCCTGCTCTGCATGTCCATTCCGGAGGCCTACGGCGGCGGCGGCGGCACGTTCGCGCACGAGACGGTCCTGCTCGAGGAGCAGATCCGCGCGGGCGATCCCTCGATGGGTTTCGCGGTGCATTGCACCATCGTCGCGCACTACCTGCTCGCCTATGCGTCCGAGGCCCAGAAGAAGAAGTGGCTGCCCAAGCTCGCCAGCGGCGAGTGGGTGGGCGCCATTGCCATGACCGAGCCGGGGACCGGCTCGGATCTCCAGGCCATCTCCACCCGCGCGGTACGCGACGGCGACTTCTATCGGGTGAGCGGCTCGAAGACGTTCATCTCCAACGGCCACGTCTGCGACTTCCTCATCATCGCCGCGCGAACAGGGGACGCGAAGGGTCACGCCGGGATTTCGCTCCTGTGCGCCGAGGTCTCCGACACGACGCCCGGCTTCCAGCGGGGCCGGATCCTCGACAAGCTAGGCGGCAAGGGCCAGGACACGACCGAGCTCTTCTTCGATGACCTGAAGATCCCCGCCGTCAACCTGCTCGGAGGCGAGGAGGGCAACGGGTTCGTGCAGCTGATGCAGCAGCTCCCCCAGGAGCGGCTGAGCACGGCGATCCTCGCCATGGCGAGCCTCGATCGCGCCGTGGAGGTGACGATCGAGTACACCAAGCAGCGTCACGTCTTCGGCAAGCCGCTCTTCGCCTTGCAGAACACGCGCTTCGAGCTGGCGGAGTGTGCGACCCTGAGGCGTGTCTGCCGCACCTTCATCGATGACTGCATCGCATCCCACCTCGAGGGCAAGCTCGACGTGACCACGGCGGCCATGGCCAAGTACTGGGTGACGGACCAGTCCTGCATCGTCGCCGACCGCTGCCTGCAATTGTTCGGCGGGTACGGGTACATGAAGGAGTATCCCATCGCCCACCTGTTCGCCGATACCCGCGTCTTGCGGATTCTTGCCGGTGCGAACGAGATCATGAAAGAGCTCGTCGCCCGTTCCCTGTAG
- a CDS encoding acetyl-CoA C-acetyltransferase — translation MSQEAFIFDAIRTPRGKGKKGALHGTKPLSLLVGLVDALKKRHPNLDPKRIDDVVLGVVSPVGEQGADIARTLVLAAGLPETTGGVQLNRFCASGLTAVNMAAQQVRSGWEHLVIAGGVESMSRVPMGSDGGAWAMDPATNYDTYFVPQGISADLIATMEGFTREDVDRYAAQSQERAAKAWAGGYFKNSIIPVTDQNGLTLLDRDEHMRPESTVASLGQLNPSFTTIGEAGGFDAVALQKYHSVEKIHHIHTPGNSSGIVDGAALVLVGSEKVGKALGLTPRARIAAIATSGADPTIMLTGPIPATRKLLDIAGLSIKDIDLFELNEAFASVVLKYQKDLAIPSEKLNVNGGAIAMGHPLGATGAMILGTVVDELERRKARRAVVTLCVGGGMGVATLVERV, via the coding sequence GTGAGCCAGGAAGCTTTCATCTTCGACGCCATTCGCACCCCTCGCGGCAAGGGCAAGAAGGGCGCGCTGCACGGCACCAAGCCCTTGTCGCTGCTCGTAGGCCTGGTGGATGCACTCAAGAAGCGCCACCCGAACCTGGATCCCAAGCGGATCGATGACGTGGTGCTCGGCGTTGTCTCTCCGGTGGGGGAGCAAGGCGCGGACATCGCCCGGACGCTGGTGCTGGCGGCGGGCCTGCCGGAGACCACGGGAGGGGTGCAGCTCAACCGCTTCTGCGCCTCCGGCCTGACCGCGGTGAACATGGCCGCCCAGCAGGTCCGCTCGGGCTGGGAGCATCTGGTCATCGCGGGCGGCGTGGAGAGCATGTCCCGCGTACCGATGGGCTCGGACGGCGGTGCCTGGGCCATGGACCCCGCCACCAACTACGACACCTACTTCGTGCCTCAGGGCATCTCCGCGGACCTGATCGCGACGATGGAGGGCTTCACCCGCGAGGACGTGGACCGCTACGCCGCGCAGTCGCAGGAGCGCGCGGCCAAGGCCTGGGCGGGTGGCTACTTCAAGAACTCCATCATCCCGGTGACGGACCAGAACGGCCTCACCCTGCTCGATCGGGACGAGCACATGCGCCCGGAATCCACCGTGGCCTCGCTCGGTCAGCTCAACCCGTCCTTCACGACGATCGGCGAGGCGGGCGGCTTCGACGCGGTGGCGCTGCAGAAGTACCACTCCGTGGAGAAGATCCACCACATCCACACGCCGGGGAACTCGTCCGGCATCGTCGACGGCGCGGCGCTCGTGCTGGTGGGCTCGGAGAAGGTCGGCAAGGCGCTCGGCCTCACGCCGAGGGCGCGCATCGCCGCCATCGCCACCTCCGGCGCGGACCCGACGATCATGCTCACCGGCCCGATTCCGGCCACCCGGAAGCTGCTCGACATCGCGGGCCTCTCCATCAAGGACATCGACCTCTTCGAGCTCAACGAGGCATTCGCCTCCGTGGTCCTCAAGTACCAGAAGGACCTCGCCATCCCGAGCGAGAAGCTCAACGTCAACGGCGGCGCCATCGCCATGGGCCACCCGCTGGGCGCCACGGGCGCCATGATCCTCGGGACCGTGGTGGACGAGCTCGAGCGACGAAAGGCACGCCGCGCGGTCGTCACCCTGTGCGTCGGCGGTGGCATGGGCGTGGCCACCCTGGTCGAGCGCGTCTGA
- a CDS encoding 3-hydroxyacyl-CoA dehydrogenase NAD-binding domain-containing protein, producing the protein MSEQNTIRWERDADGIVVLTLDDPSQSANTMNAAYLKSMRATVDRLVKEKADITGVIITSAKKTFFAGGDLNDLRNVKKEEARQTFELGQEIKAQLRALETLGKPVVAAINGAALGGGLEIALACHHRIVADVKGAQIGLPEVTLGLLPGGGGVVRTVRMLGIVDALMKVLLQGQRYRPQEAKEVGLVHEVVGSVDALLPAAKAWVKANPAAQQPWDQKGYKIPGGTPSSPALAANLPAFPANLRKQLKGANMPAPRAIMAVAVESTQVDVETAFTIESRYFTELATGQVAKNMIQAFFFDMQHINSGGGRPKGFPQHTAKKVGILGAGMMGAGIAYVCAKAGIDVVLKDVSLASAEKGKQYSVKLVEKDVQRGKSTKEKGEALLARIHPTTDAAALSGCDLVIEAVFEDVKLKHQVFQEIQEHVAPDAVLASNTSTLPITLLAEGVKRPADFVGMHFFSPVDKMPLLELIAGKKTSDATLAKAIDIAVQIGKTPIVVNDSRGFFTSRVIGTFLNEAVAMVGEGIAPASIEQAGLQAGYPAAPLQLMDELTLTLPRKIRLETKAAAEAAGQPWMDHGSYGVMDAMIDLYQRKGRSTGGGFYDYADGKRTNLWPGLAQHFTKPGHTIPFEDMKERMLFAEAIDTVRCFDEGVLRSAADANVGSILGIGFPPWTGGVVQFINGYEGRTGTGPRGFVTRARELAERYGKHFLPPASLVAKAERGELLK; encoded by the coding sequence ATGAGTGAGCAGAACACCATCCGCTGGGAACGAGACGCCGACGGCATCGTGGTCTTGACGCTGGATGACCCGAGCCAGTCCGCCAACACCATGAACGCCGCGTACCTGAAGTCCATGCGCGCGACCGTGGACCGCCTCGTCAAGGAGAAGGCCGACATCACGGGCGTGATCATCACCTCGGCGAAGAAGACGTTCTTCGCGGGCGGTGACCTGAATGATCTGCGCAACGTGAAGAAGGAAGAGGCCAGGCAGACCTTCGAGCTTGGGCAGGAGATCAAGGCGCAGCTGCGCGCGCTGGAGACCCTCGGCAAGCCCGTCGTCGCGGCGATCAACGGCGCGGCACTTGGAGGCGGGCTCGAGATCGCGCTCGCGTGTCACCACCGCATCGTCGCCGACGTCAAGGGCGCGCAGATCGGACTGCCGGAGGTAACGCTCGGGCTGCTGCCCGGCGGCGGCGGCGTGGTGCGCACGGTGCGCATGCTCGGCATCGTGGATGCGCTGATGAAGGTCCTGCTCCAGGGCCAGCGCTATCGTCCCCAGGAGGCCAAGGAGGTCGGCCTCGTCCACGAGGTGGTGGGCTCGGTGGATGCGCTCCTGCCCGCCGCCAAGGCCTGGGTGAAGGCGAATCCGGCCGCACAGCAGCCGTGGGATCAGAAGGGCTACAAGATCCCCGGGGGTACGCCCTCCTCTCCGGCTCTCGCGGCGAACCTGCCCGCCTTCCCCGCCAACCTGCGCAAGCAGCTCAAGGGGGCGAACATGCCCGCGCCGCGCGCCATCATGGCCGTGGCCGTCGAGAGCACGCAGGTGGACGTCGAGACCGCGTTCACCATCGAGTCACGCTACTTCACCGAGCTGGCCACCGGGCAGGTCGCGAAGAACATGATTCAGGCGTTCTTCTTCGACATGCAGCACATCAACTCGGGCGGCGGCCGTCCCAAGGGCTTCCCGCAGCACACGGCGAAGAAGGTCGGCATCCTCGGCGCCGGCATGATGGGCGCCGGCATCGCCTATGTGTGCGCCAAGGCCGGCATCGACGTGGTACTCAAGGACGTGAGCCTCGCCTCCGCCGAGAAGGGCAAGCAGTACTCGGTCAAGCTGGTGGAGAAGGATGTCCAGAGGGGCAAATCCACGAAGGAGAAGGGCGAGGCGCTCCTGGCGCGCATCCACCCCACCACGGACGCCGCTGCGCTCTCGGGCTGTGATCTGGTCATCGAAGCGGTCTTCGAGGACGTGAAGCTCAAGCACCAGGTCTTCCAGGAGATTCAAGAGCACGTCGCTCCGGACGCGGTGCTTGCCTCCAACACCTCGACCCTGCCGATCACCCTGCTCGCGGAGGGCGTGAAGCGGCCGGCCGACTTCGTCGGGATGCACTTCTTCTCCCCCGTGGACAAGATGCCGCTGCTCGAGCTCATCGCGGGCAAGAAGACGAGCGACGCCACGCTCGCGAAGGCGATCGACATCGCCGTCCAGATTGGAAAGACGCCCATCGTCGTCAACGACAGCCGGGGCTTCTTCACCAGCCGGGTGATCGGCACGTTCCTCAATGAGGCCGTTGCCATGGTGGGCGAAGGCATCGCCCCCGCGTCGATCGAGCAGGCGGGCCTCCAGGCGGGCTACCCCGCCGCTCCGCTCCAGTTGATGGACGAACTCACGCTGACCCTGCCGCGGAAGATCCGGCTCGAGACGAAGGCCGCCGCCGAGGCCGCTGGCCAGCCCTGGATGGACCACGGCAGCTACGGGGTCATGGACGCGATGATCGACCTGTACCAGCGCAAGGGTCGCTCCACGGGGGGCGGCTTCTATGACTATGCGGATGGCAAGCGCACGAACCTCTGGCCAGGGCTGGCTCAGCACTTCACCAAGCCCGGCCACACCATCCCTTTCGAGGACATGAAGGAGCGGATGCTGTTCGCCGAGGCCATCGACACGGTGCGGTGCTTCGATGAAGGCGTCCTCCGCTCCGCGGCGGATGCGAACGTGGGCTCCATCCTCGGGATTGGCTTCCCGCCGTGGACGGGCGGCGTCGTGCAGTTCATCAACGGCTACGAAGGGCGTACCGGCACGGGGCCGCGCGGCTTCGTCACCCGCGCGCGCGAGCTCGCCGAGCGCTACGGCAAGCACTTCCTGCCTCCCGCCTCTCTCGTCGCGAAGGCCGAGCGCGGAGAGCTCCTGAAGTAG
- a CDS encoding aldehyde dehydrogenase family protein produces MALNSSRLAAAAPSLDASTLVERQRAYFETRATLPLEWRRAQLQALDRAARKYEAEILAALKSDLSKSPEEAFFTEVGSIYGEIKSALKNVKAWMKPRRGSAPLVIQPARAYQYADPLGVTLIISPWNYPYQLSIAPLIGALAAGCTAVLKPSELSPATSRVLARMLSEAFPPEIVSVAEGGVEVSRALLAERWDLIFFTGGTQVGRVVAEAAAKHLTPTILELGGKSPCIIDRSADLEVTARRIAWGKYVNAGQTCIAPDYVLIPPELKGRFIELVQRAVQSFYGATARASGDYGRIISDRHFERISALAADGKIAFGGERDAPSRYFAPTVITDAPVSSPLMQEEIFGPLLPLVDCPSIDDAIRFVRSRPKPLALYTFARDSAVNERVLTETSSGGAVTNDVCVHFAAEGLPFGGVGESGLGGYHGQASFDAFSHKKSVVKRPFALDLKLRYPPYEGKLEFLKRFM; encoded by the coding sequence ATGGCTCTGAACTCCAGCCGACTTGCCGCCGCTGCGCCTTCGCTCGACGCGAGTACACTCGTCGAGAGACAGCGTGCCTACTTCGAGACCCGTGCCACGCTCCCACTCGAGTGGCGGCGGGCGCAGCTTCAGGCGCTCGACCGGGCGGCGCGCAAGTATGAGGCCGAGATCCTCGCCGCCCTCAAGTCGGACCTCTCGAAGAGTCCAGAGGAGGCCTTCTTCACCGAGGTCGGGAGCATCTACGGCGAGATCAAGAGCGCGCTGAAGAACGTGAAGGCCTGGATGAAGCCACGGCGCGGCTCGGCGCCCCTCGTCATCCAGCCAGCGAGGGCCTATCAATACGCGGATCCCCTGGGCGTGACGCTCATCATCTCGCCCTGGAACTACCCCTATCAGCTGTCGATCGCGCCGCTCATCGGCGCGCTCGCGGCTGGCTGCACCGCCGTGCTGAAGCCCAGCGAACTCTCGCCGGCGACCTCGCGAGTGCTCGCGAGGATGCTGAGCGAGGCCTTCCCCCCGGAGATCGTCTCGGTGGCCGAGGGGGGCGTGGAGGTGAGCCGGGCGCTCCTCGCGGAGCGCTGGGATCTCATCTTCTTCACCGGAGGAACCCAGGTGGGCCGGGTGGTGGCCGAAGCCGCGGCAAAGCACCTCACGCCCACCATCCTCGAGCTGGGTGGAAAGAGCCCCTGCATCATCGACCGAAGCGCGGACCTCGAAGTCACCGCGCGCCGCATTGCCTGGGGCAAGTACGTCAACGCGGGCCAGACCTGCATCGCGCCGGACTACGTGCTCATTCCCCCCGAGCTCAAGGGCCGCTTCATCGAGCTGGTCCAGCGAGCCGTCCAGAGCTTCTACGGCGCCACGGCACGCGCGAGCGGCGACTACGGCCGGATCATCAGTGATCGACACTTCGAGCGCATCTCCGCGCTCGCGGCCGACGGCAAGATTGCCTTCGGAGGCGAGCGCGATGCACCCAGCCGCTACTTCGCCCCCACCGTCATCACGGATGCGCCCGTGTCGAGCCCGCTGATGCAGGAGGAGATCTTCGGTCCCCTGCTCCCCCTGGTCGACTGTCCGAGCATCGACGACGCCATCCGCTTCGTGCGCTCCCGCCCCAAGCCGCTCGCCCTCTACACCTTCGCGCGAGACTCCGCGGTGAACGAGCGCGTCCTCACCGAGACTTCGAGCGGCGGAGCGGTCACCAACGACGTGTGCGTCCACTTCGCCGCCGAGGGGCTCCCTTTTGGCGGCGTGGGGGAGTCGGGGCTCGGCGGCTACCACGGCCAGGCGAGCTTCGATGCCTTCAGCCACAAGAAGAGCGTGGTCAAACGCCCCTTCGCGCTCGACCTGAAGCTGCGCTACCCCCCTTACGAGGGCAAGCTCGAGTTCCTCAAGCGCTTCATGTGA
- a CDS encoding DUF6285 domain-containing protein — protein sequence MRDRPIAHELLEAAQEVLSDKLLPALPQELTYSALMVLNAMGIAARQAAAGDAPLEAARSRLSALYGDDASALPVLERRLAADIRAGRFDPGAADRAAVFSHLWATTRAKAAESSPKALRGRQE from the coding sequence ATGCGTGACAGGCCCATCGCCCACGAGCTGCTGGAGGCGGCCCAGGAGGTGCTCAGCGACAAGCTGCTCCCCGCCCTGCCTCAGGAGCTGACCTACTCGGCGCTGATGGTGCTGAATGCCATGGGCATCGCCGCGCGGCAGGCGGCCGCGGGGGACGCGCCGCTCGAAGCCGCCCGGAGCCGGCTCTCCGCCCTCTATGGCGATGATGCCAGCGCGCTGCCCGTCCTGGAGCGGCGCCTGGCTGCCGATATTCGGGCAGGGCGCTTCGACCCGGGCGCGGCCGATCGGGCGGCGGTCTTCAGCCACCTGTGGGCGACCACCCGCGCCAAGGCAGCGGAGAGCAGCCCCAAGGCACTGAGGGGCCGCCAGGAGTGA
- a CDS encoding phosphotransferase family protein: MEAQRGALAAWLAAQAEAKEAEIIALARLSGGAIQENWGLEVAFTGGRWGGRQALVVRTDAPSGVAVSLGRPQEFALFQAAFSAGVTVPEPLWQDADGVVLGKPFFVMRRVNGTAAGHRLVKDAAAGGGRVNLAERLGRELARIHSIRPPRAELAFLGSPPDSTARRWIAEFRGWLDRHEAAHPALEWGLRWLERHAADMPRPTLCHNDFRTGNIMVDAQGVSGILDWEFAGWGDPLADIGWFCAPCWRFGALEREAGGLGAREDFYRGYESQSGTPIDRARVPYWEAMATLRWAIIALQQAERHVSGGERNLELALTAHILPALELDLLEMTREHDHA; the protein is encoded by the coding sequence ATGGAGGCGCAGCGCGGGGCGCTGGCGGCCTGGCTCGCCGCCCAGGCCGAAGCCAAGGAGGCGGAGATCATCGCCCTCGCCAGGCTGTCCGGTGGCGCCATTCAGGAGAACTGGGGCCTGGAGGTGGCCTTTACCGGTGGCCGGTGGGGGGGACGCCAGGCGCTGGTCGTGCGCACAGACGCCCCCTCAGGGGTAGCGGTGAGCCTGGGGCGGCCCCAGGAGTTCGCCCTGTTCCAGGCTGCCTTCTCCGCCGGGGTGACGGTGCCTGAGCCGCTGTGGCAGGACGCGGACGGCGTCGTGCTCGGCAAGCCGTTCTTCGTCATGCGTCGCGTGAATGGCACCGCCGCGGGGCATCGGCTGGTGAAGGACGCGGCGGCCGGAGGAGGGCGGGTGAACCTGGCCGAGCGACTGGGACGGGAGCTGGCACGCATCCACTCCATCCGTCCTCCGCGCGCGGAGCTGGCCTTCCTGGGTTCGCCGCCGGACAGCACCGCGCGTCGCTGGATCGCCGAGTTTCGTGGCTGGCTCGATCGGCATGAGGCGGCGCATCCCGCGCTCGAGTGGGGGCTGCGCTGGCTGGAGCGTCACGCGGCGGACATGCCCCGACCGACCCTCTGCCACAATGACTTTCGCACCGGCAACATCATGGTCGACGCGCAAGGCGTGAGCGGCATCCTCGACTGGGAGTTCGCGGGGTGGGGCGACCCGCTGGCCGACATCGGGTGGTTCTGCGCGCCCTGCTGGCGCTTCGGTGCCCTGGAGCGGGAGGCGGGCGGCCTTGGCGCGCGTGAGGATTTCTACCGGGGCTATGAGAGCCAGAGCGGTACCCCCATCGACCGCGCCCGGGTCCCTTACTGGGAGGCCATGGCGACCCTGCGCTGGGCGATCATCGCCCTGCAACAGGCCGAGCGTCATGTCTCGGGCGGAGAGCGCAACCTGGAGCTGGCGCTGACAGCACACATCCTGCCGGCGCTGGAGCTGGACCTCCTGGAGATGACACGGGAGCACGACCATGCGTGA
- a CDS encoding acyl-CoA dehydrogenase family protein: protein MDFALTAEVDALRARVRAFVETHILPLESDPTARDDHENISEAALEAVRARVKEAGLWAPQMPRSRGGLGLGVVGMAALYEEMNRSIFGPVCFNAAAPDDGNMMLLEKVGTPEQKARWLQPIVDGAVRSSFAMTEPRPGSGSDPAGMMLTRAEKKGDTWVITGRKWFITGAAAASHFILVARTSDDPRTGLTCFLHHRDDPGWRIERRIPIMGPEEHGGHCELVYEGLEIPDANRLMNVGDGLKATQIRLGTARLTHCMRWLGMARRALEIGAEYVRDRQAFGHTLSEHESVQTLLGDAALQIEVGRLLTMKAAWKLEAGDFARKEVSMAKIVVADALHQAIDTAIQLNGARGYSKDTPLEWMYRYARQARLVDGASEVHKMVLFRSLQKEGKDFWSWGV, encoded by the coding sequence ATGGACTTTGCCCTGACCGCCGAGGTCGACGCCCTGCGCGCGCGGGTGCGCGCCTTCGTCGAGACGCACATCCTCCCGTTGGAGAGCGATCCCACCGCCCGGGACGACCACGAGAACATCAGCGAGGCGGCGCTGGAGGCGGTCCGCGCCCGGGTCAAGGAGGCGGGACTCTGGGCGCCGCAGATGCCCAGGTCTCGCGGAGGCTTGGGACTTGGAGTCGTCGGGATGGCGGCCCTCTATGAGGAGATGAACCGCTCCATCTTTGGCCCCGTCTGCTTCAACGCCGCCGCTCCTGACGACGGCAACATGATGCTGCTGGAGAAGGTGGGCACCCCTGAGCAGAAGGCCCGCTGGCTGCAGCCCATCGTCGACGGCGCGGTGCGCAGCTCCTTCGCCATGACCGAGCCCCGTCCCGGCTCTGGCTCCGATCCGGCCGGCATGATGCTCACCCGAGCGGAGAAGAAGGGCGACACCTGGGTCATTACCGGCCGCAAGTGGTTCATCACGGGGGCGGCGGCGGCCAGCCACTTCATCCTGGTCGCGCGTACCTCCGACGATCCGCGAACGGGGCTGACCTGCTTCCTCCACCACCGAGATGACCCCGGCTGGCGCATCGAGCGGCGCATTCCCATCATGGGGCCGGAGGAGCACGGCGGTCACTGCGAGCTGGTCTACGAAGGCCTCGAGATTCCCGACGCCAACCGCCTGATGAATGTCGGCGACGGCTTGAAGGCGACCCAGATCCGCTTGGGCACCGCCCGTCTCACCCACTGCATGCGCTGGCTGGGCATGGCCCGGCGAGCCCTGGAGATTGGCGCGGAGTATGTGCGGGACCGTCAGGCCTTCGGGCATACGCTGTCCGAGCATGAGAGCGTGCAGACCCTATTGGGCGATGCCGCGCTCCAGATCGAGGTGGGCCGCCTGCTGACGATGAAGGCCGCCTGGAAGCTCGAGGCCGGCGATTTCGCCCGCAAAGAGGTCAGCATGGCGAAGATCGTCGTCGCCGACGCCCTCCATCAGGCCATCGATACCGCCATCCAGCTCAACGGCGCCCGTGGCTATTCCAAGGACACGCCGCTGGAGTGGATGTACCGCTATGCCCGCCAGGCCCGGCTGGTCGACGGCGCCTCGGAGGTACACAAGATGGTCCTGTTCCGCAGCCTGCAGAAAGAGGGCAAGGACTTCTGGAGCTGGGGGGTGTGA
- a CDS encoding SDR family NAD(P)-dependent oxidoreductase: MALTCSLHGKNVLVTGASSGLGLHFAATLGAAGATVVLAARRDSLLQETVADLRARGVSAHSVPMDVRDPDSVTAAFDAATREVGVLDVVINNAGISATTAALDISHDEWTRVLDTNLTGCFTVAQQAARRLKEAGRGGTIVNVASILGLRVAGMLSHYAAAKAGLVQLTQALALEWARYRIRVNALCPGYIETDLNRDFFQTEAGKALIQRIPQRRLGQLADLDGPLLLLCSDSAAYMTGSILAVDGGHLCSSL, translated from the coding sequence ATGGCGCTGACATGCTCGCTGCACGGCAAGAACGTCCTGGTAACCGGGGCATCCAGCGGCCTGGGACTGCACTTCGCCGCGACCCTGGGAGCCGCGGGCGCAACCGTGGTTCTGGCCGCCCGGCGCGACTCCTTGCTGCAGGAGACGGTCGCAGACCTGCGCGCTCGCGGGGTGAGTGCTCATTCGGTGCCCATGGACGTGCGAGACCCTGACTCGGTGACGGCGGCGTTCGATGCCGCGACACGCGAGGTGGGAGTCCTCGACGTGGTCATCAACAACGCAGGGATTAGCGCCACCACCGCCGCGCTCGACATCTCGCACGACGAGTGGACCCGCGTTCTCGATACCAACCTGACCGGCTGCTTCACCGTGGCCCAGCAAGCGGCGCGGCGTCTGAAGGAGGCCGGGCGAGGTGGCACCATCGTGAATGTCGCCTCCATCCTGGGCCTGCGTGTCGCAGGAATGCTGTCCCACTATGCGGCGGCCAAGGCGGGCCTCGTTCAGCTCACCCAGGCGCTGGCCCTGGAGTGGGCCCGCTACCGCATCCGGGTCAACGCGCTGTGCCCCGGCTATATCGAGACCGACCTCAACCGCGACTTCTTCCAGACCGAGGCTGGCAAGGCGCTGATCCAGCGAATTCCCCAGCGCAGGCTTGGGCAGCTCGCCGATCTCGACGGCCCACTGCTGCTGCTCTGCTCGGACTCCGCCGCTTACATGACCGGCTCGATCCTGGCGGTGGATGGCGGCCACCTTTGCAGTTCCCTCTGA
- a CDS encoding TetR/AcrR family transcriptional regulator, producing the protein MPARAPPLTQDDAFAREHGLTLKELCERLYHRHRDRMEVKKPRTAVANLTRVLTATLRMSERHSFHEMSMRDLSRASGLSIGALYSSIRDKDTLLEMVLDVVSDAVDRVLVAVPEAVRADPRVHLRWIVNRHIQLTEALPAWFKFAYLEAKAFGPSARKRARQEELATERLIREALDSGVRQGVFKLKDLEMTAALIKPLLQEWYLKRWKYHQRGISPEAYADAVMNLLEGSVLG; encoded by the coding sequence ATGCCAGCACGCGCGCCTCCGCTCACTCAGGACGATGCCTTCGCCAGAGAACACGGGCTCACGCTGAAGGAGCTCTGCGAGCGCCTGTACCACCGGCATCGTGACCGCATGGAAGTGAAGAAGCCGCGCACGGCGGTGGCGAACCTGACCCGAGTGCTGACAGCGACGCTTCGCATGTCCGAGCGGCACAGCTTCCACGAGATGAGCATGCGCGACCTCAGCCGGGCCTCGGGACTGAGCATCGGCGCGCTCTACAGCTCCATCCGCGACAAGGACACCCTGCTGGAGATGGTGCTCGACGTGGTCTCCGATGCAGTGGATCGGGTGCTGGTCGCCGTGCCGGAGGCAGTGCGCGCCGACCCGCGCGTCCATCTGCGCTGGATCGTCAACCGGCACATCCAGCTCACCGAGGCGTTGCCCGCCTGGTTCAAGTTCGCCTACCTGGAGGCCAAGGCGTTCGGGCCCTCGGCGCGAAAGCGCGCCCGCCAGGAGGAACTGGCCACCGAGCGCCTGATCCGCGAAGCCCTGGATTCGGGTGTGCGCCAGGGCGTGTTCAAGCTCAAGGATCTCGAGATGACAGCCGCCCTGATCAAACCGCTGCTGCAGGAGTGGTACCTGAAGCGCTGGAAGTACCACCAGCGCGGCATCTCTCCCGAGGCCTATGCGGATGCGGTCATGAACCTGCTGGAGGGCAGCGTGCTCGGCTGA
- a CDS encoding DUF4334 domain-containing protein translates to MTAASARNRLAEFRARSTIDPAELDALWEALEPASLDDLWGSWEGAELATGHPLSKLLGKVRWVGKRFGGPLDVQPLVCRAPDGSLFSNLELGKGEASAWMVAFRGESTATMVYDGTATFDHFKKIDDRTLMGIMNGKNVLHEGRHFYFVLERASAPFVLGPPPARP, encoded by the coding sequence ATGACTGCCGCTTCCGCCCGTAACCGCCTCGCCGAGTTCCGCGCCCGCAGCACCATCGACCCCGCGGAACTCGATGCGCTTTGGGAGGCGCTTGAACCTGCGTCGCTCGACGACCTCTGGGGAAGCTGGGAGGGCGCGGAGCTCGCGACGGGGCATCCGCTGTCGAAGCTGCTCGGGAAGGTGCGCTGGGTCGGCAAGCGCTTCGGCGGGCCGCTGGACGTGCAGCCGCTCGTGTGTCGCGCGCCCGACGGCTCGCTCTTCTCCAACCTCGAGCTCGGCAAAGGCGAAGCGAGCGCGTGGATGGTCGCGTTCCGTGGCGAGTCCACCGCGACGATGGTCTACGACGGCACGGCGACCTTCGATCACTTCAAGAAGATCGATGACCGCACGCTGATGGGCATCATGAACGGCAAGAACGTGCTCCACGAGGGCCGCCACTTCTACTTCGTGCTCGAGCGAGCCAGTGCCCCCTTCGTGCTGGGCCCGCCGCCCGCGCGTCCATGA